Genomic window (Gelria sp. Kuro-4):
CAAGTAGGGTTTTCCCCTCAAGCTCTTTGTTCTTAGCAGTGTGGGTTATGAGGACGCTATCCCATCCCTTCACCTGCTTCATGAAGTTTTGCCAGTCGGTCCTCTCTTCAATGAATTGCCTGATCTCTACGCGTTGTTCTTTGCTCTTCAGCCTTTCAATAAGCTTCTCTTCGCCGCCATCATGAACCCAAGGCGGAAGTAAGGCGGCCAAGAACGAGCTTCCAGCAGTGTACGGGTAAGCATCAGCGGTTACATCGAGCCCGTCTTCCCGAGCCTGTTCGATTTTTCTCAGGGTTTCCGCCGACCTACCCCAATTCCTTATCCCTGCCACTTTGTGGTGGGAGATGTGGACAGGAATGCCCGCTTCTTTACCCACACGAAATGCTTCGTCCATGGCCTCGAGGATTCTATCGCCCTCATCCCGCATATGGGTTACATAGATTCCACTGTATTCCGCCACGACCTTGCCTAACTCGATGATTTCTCGTGTGGTGGCGAAAACACCTGGGGGATAAATCAGACCTGTTGAGAACCCGTAGGCACCTTCGGCCAAGCATTGAGCCAGCAGGTCTTTCATTTTTTCTAATTCAGCTGGCGCCGGCTCCCTATTCTCCATACCCATTACGGCAATTCTGATGCTACCGTGTCCCACCAAATAGGCGAAATTGATTCCCAACGCAATTGAAGAAAGCCTTTGTATAAACTGACCGAATGTGTTCCAGTCGAATTCAACCTTATTAACTAGTGTCGAAAGATATCTTTTCAGTATGTTGGTGGTGGCAAAATTTACCGGAAAGGGACTTGTACCGCAATTACCCGAGACCACCGTCGTGACGCCCTGAAGGAGTTTCGGCTTGTTGAATGGATCGTAAAAAGGCACGCAGTCATCATGACCGTGCATGTCTATGAAACCCGGAGACACCATTAGTCCTGACGCATCAATGACGTTGGCGGCACAGCCAGCGTCAATGTTTTGGCCCACCTGAACAATCTTACCATCTGCGATACCTACATCTGCCTCGAACCAAGGGTTTCCAGAACCATCAACGACCTTGCCGTTCTTAATGACTAGGTTCAATGACACACAAAATCCTCCCCTCAAATAATAAAGTCAGGCCCCCGGTGAGGATTCCTCGATAACCGTATTCGCTGGCCGGCAGGGAAATCCTGCTGGAGGGCTCAAACATGTTGGTACTCCTTCCTATCAAGGACTGGCACGCCCAACGGCCGATCCAACTGTTACCGACGCCATCCTGGATCGTCTCGTTCACAACACCTACAAGACCTTTCTAAAGAGGGAGTCCATGCAAAGGTACCGGCCCCTGGGCCAGGCGCGCGCGTACAGCTTGAATGCGGGCGGCCACGGTTTCCCGTACGGGCTTGGCCTGGCCGGCCGCCCGCGGTTTGCGCTCCAGCACGGCGATGTAGTGGCTCAAGTTGTAGAGAGTCCGCCCCGCTTCAAAGGAGCGCCGGTGCTGGGCCACCTTTCCCCCGCGCCCAGACCTCCACGCGGAAGGGATAGGCCTTCACCGTCACCCACTGGCCAACCCAGCGGCTCGGAACACTGTAGTGGTTGTTGTCCAGCCGGACCAGAGCTTCCGGCCGTACGCGGCAGGTCTGCACCCGGCAGGTTTCCGAGGGCTTGGCAGGCAGGGGCAGAAGGCAGGGACGCTCTTGTTCGTAGGCGGCTGCGACTGTTTGTCTGCGCCCTCCTGGGGTGTGCTGACGATAATCCTGGCACCGCTGCCAGAGCAGGTCGTTCAGCTGTTCCCAGTCGTCCGCGTGCGGGACGGGGGTCAGGATATTGCGCCGCACCCAGCCTACAAGCCCTTCGACCAGGCCTTTCTCGTGGCCCTGGCCTGGATTGCAGAACTCACTAGTGAAGGCGTAGTGTGCTTCGAGGAGCTGGAACCCGCAGCGGGATGCAGGGGCCACAAACGGCAGACCGCTATGGCAAAGCCGGGCGCAGAAGAAGTGAACTTTGACCGGTTTCCCGGCCAAGAAGACGAGACGACGGCTTGTCCCCAATCGGCCCGCATGGCATCCCCGGGATCCCAGGCCAGCGGGATGAAGACCTCCTTCCCTTCGGGCCGGAGCTCTCGTACCAAGCGCGCCACTGCTTCATAGCTGCCGGAGAAGGCGTGCTCTGCACGCAGGCATTCGTAGATGCGCCATGCGGTGTGCCGCTGTTTGGTGGCTCCGCGGACTGGCTCGTTTGCTCATCCTCCTCCAGGTAGCCTTGAATCCACTCCTTGACTTCATCGGTGATCACCGGCCTGGTGCGCCTGCGCGGCTTGGGGACCGGAAGTTGAGCCCCAGCGCAGTACTTGCGCACTGTGTTGCGGGAGATCCCCAGCTCCCGAGCTATGGCCCGCTGCGACAGGCCTTGAACTGCAAACAGGTATCTGATACGCTGGCGTTGACAACGCAACTGCGGTCCTTTTTGGTTCACTTTTATCGTGTACAGAACTCATACGCTTCGTTCTTGCTCAGGAACGCCCGCGTTATGACATATGTACCTGCCACCAGGGGCACTCCGAGCTTGACCCAGGGGAAGTGCGCCGCGGTGGCGATTTAGGCAGGCGGTTAGGAATGCAACTATCAGGAAACGGACGATTGTGCTGGTGATTGCTCACTAACCCCGCAACAGACAAACATTCCTCAATTACTGTTCTCTATGTTAATGAGCTACCAATTCGTCCAGCACCTTAACGAACTGGCTGATGAACACTGTTTCTGGTTCCCGGTCAGCGAAATCCTCCCATACTCCCGCTAGCTGACCACTTTCCAGAGAATCTATGGGGCAGTTGTCGCGCACGAACTGTGCGTCCAGCGTCTGTCCTAAACTGGAAGCCTTCTCTCTCAGGAATGCGAACACATCGTCGGCGAATTCCTTAGTCGCCCTTTTCAACATCTCGACGCCAGGCTGACCAAACCGCCCTCGGGTAGCATTGAAGACAGAGTAGTACAGTCTAGCGCACAGCGCCCCAAAACCACTTCGGTGGTCGGGCACAAGGTAATCGTGACGGTGTGATGACAAGTTCGCGTCATCACCTTCTGCAAACGAAGCCCTCCTTTCTTCCTCGTCCATGTTAGCTGGCCTCAAATAAACCGAGAACCTACAGTGGTCATCCCCATCTTGTGTCAAGGTCTGTGACAGGTTCACCTGCGCTCTGGGAGCATATGCTTGAAACATGGCATGGTGGAATTCCTCGCAGTAGATCCGCCCCAGGCTCTTTCCTCCATCCATCTGACTCCAGAGGTCGGCTATCGGACACACAAGTGTCTCCGAAAGTCTCTGCTGCGGAGTTAGACTTATCTTGTTCCTTCTGAACCTGGGGTCGTTAGGTAGGTCGTAGTAGGTGAACAAGTTATATAGATTGAGCTTTAACCCAGCTCTACAATGCTTCTCCCTTAAGGCTTTTCCTCTAATAATCCCATAATCCCTGATAGCTTTACGTAGTACTATCTCTCCATCCAGGGCGTATTCTCCTACCAACCCTCTGGCCAGGTGATAGTATAGCTTTGACCAGATGTCTTGATAGTTCATCGTGCGTAGAGCCTCACAGTAATCCACGCCTCACACACTCCTTGTTGGTCTGAATTATCGGGCTTGTGTACGCTGGCTTGTCCCCAAACTACCGTAGGTCCTAACCGGTTACTTCTTGGCGTAATTCTGACGCCATTCCTTCGTTGCAAACACCCACCCCATCCAAATCGAAAATGCGACTAGAGCTGCAGCGTGGACATAGATTACGGCATCCATCGTCTTCCCTCCTTAAGAAGTGGCTCGGATCGGTTGTGTCTTGCGCATTACAGCCTGAACCATCACAAATACGATCAAGCTTAACAACACCCCTATCACTATGGGAGATTGACCGAGGATGGTCCTGTTGGCTAGTTTCAAGTACACACCGCTTCCTCCACCCACTATCATTGAGGCAAGGGAGGCTGTTTCAGACTTAGGACCACGTGTGAAAAGTGCAGCCATCATAGGCACGAAACACCCTCCAACATATGCCGTTGACGCCAGCGTCCACACGCCCATTATCGACTGCACTGTTAGAGCCAGTGTAAGGCCCAGCAGTCCCTGGACAAGGACACTCCACTTAGTTACTCGCACCATGTCATTGTCAGCTGCCTTTGGGTTAATGAACTTCTTATACACATCTTCGCTGAAGTTGGTCGCCCCGACGAGCATGTAGGAATCTGCAGTGGACATTATTGCCGCTGCCAAAGCAGCAAATATGAGACCACGAACGCCTGTGGGCAGAGTGCTGAGTATAAGCGCCGGAAAGATCTCATCGCCTGTTGCGCCAGTGACTAGCACTCGAGCAGTAAATCCGCAAATGAAAATCATGGTGAACATGAGGTGCCATGGTATAATAGCCAGGAGATAACCAGTCCGGGCAACGTTCTTGTCTTTAGCAGCGTAGAACCGCTGATACCTGTTGCCGTCGATCAGTCCAGGTAAAGACAAAGCAAACGCTAGCTCAACAATGGCCTTACCACTCGTCTTTACGCTGAAGTAATCGGCAGGTACGGAGTTGACAATACCAGACCATCCACCGACTTTGTCTAGTGCCAGAACTGTGCATACGGCCAACCCAATTCCTAAGATGATAAATTGCATAAAGTCAGTCATAGCAACGCCCCACATACCACTTGCATACGTATAGGCAATAATGATGCCCATTGCAAGTATGGCACCATAAGCAATAGGCCAGCCGGTTATCATACGAATCAATGTTCCCAAAGCAAGAGCCTGTAGGGCAGGACCTGTGCCAAGCATGTAAATCATGCTCTCGATTCCACCGATCAGCTGGGCCCATCTTCCATACGTCCTTCCAAGAACATCCGGTGCCGTATAGCCGGCGAACTCCCTGAGACGTTCTGCGAGGCTTAGAGCTATGATTACCTGGAGCACGTAGAAAAGCAGGATCGACGGGACGAGTAGCAAGCCACCCTTGTATATTGTCCCGACGTATCCCATGGTGGTACCACCCCCGACTGACGTGGCTACCATTGTAGCAATATACACCGACAGTCCCAAGGATCTGTCCGCTACCATGAACTCGTCTGCGCTTGTGGCTCGTTTCGAAAAATACCATCCGATTAGCAGGTTGCTCATTAGATAAACATAGAAGATGGCAGAATCAACGATAGTCATCTCGGTGGCTAACCTCCTTCCAAATGAACTGGTCTAAGATGCGTCTGTAGATTGCGAGAGAATCAAGCTGGACGTATTCATCGTCTCCGTGGTGGTTTGCCCCAACGGGGCCAAATTCGACAGCAGGGATACCCCTGGCAGTGAAGAAGCGGGTGTCAGCGGAGCCATGCTGCGAAACGAATGTGGGATTCGATCCACAAATGTCATACACGCATTGCGCCAGTGTTGTCACATGAGGATTATCCTTTGACACGGACACAGGTATCCCCACATTGATTACACGAACCACGGCACCTTGGGCAGCTGAGTTGATCTGCCTCACGATTTCATCACAGGACTGGCAGGGTAGATACCGGATGTCTACAGTCAGCATGCACCTATCCGGTACCCTGTTAATGGCGTCTCCGCCCTCGATTCTTGCTAGATTGAGAGATGGACCTGGATAGCTCTGCGTGCGCTCTTTCATGAACGGCGATTGACGAATACGTTCGTAGGTTTCGAAGGCAGCCTCAATAGCGTTTTCCCCTTCCCATGGCTTGCTGCCATGGGCCGACTTGCCCCTAAGCACTATCTCTACCTGCAACACACCTTTTGCCTCCACGGCAATACCGAGATCAGTCGGTTCTCCACAGATAGCAAATTCCGCCCCGTAACCTTTGTCAAGCAAGTACTGTGTACCGATCTCACCAGCAGTCTCTTCGCTTGGTACAAGCATCAGTCCTACTCCTCGTCCCCGGCCACTTCCTGCCCAATCGGCCAAGCATCGCATCATGGTAGCAGCCGCCCCAAGCATGTCATATGACCCTCGGGCAAATAATCTGCCGTCTTTCTCCAATGGTTCGAATTGCTCCGGTTTGGCTGGTACCACGTCAAGGTGGCCGTTGAGCATCACAACAGGTTCTTTCGAGCTCCCCTGGTTTCCGGCGAAACCCACAAGCATAGGCAGGCCGCAATTCGTTTCCCGGTAGACTCTCACCCCCTTGGCTCTCAGCCAGGATTCCGCAAGGCCGATAGCGTTAATTACTCCTTCTTCATTATCTGTTCTTGCACGTATGAACGCCTTTGTGAGCTCTAATGTATCCTCCACTGCTATCACCGCGCAATAGTGAGGTTGTCATAGCTCCCATGCAACTTCTATACCAGGATACGCGTTTAGCCACACAACGAGTTCTCGCAGGCCCAGTGACTCATTGGGTTATAACGGGACGACAATATGGGTGTTACTGGTGATAATGGGGCAAATGGGGACAGACGGATTCGACAAGATGGACCCCCTTCGCGGTAATCCGTATGCCAGCACGCCCCTTCTGCACCTGCACGTAGTCTGCAAGGCTCAATTCTTTTATGCAGGTACGAACCCGAGCTTCAGTAATAGGAATGCCATCTGCTTGCATTGCTGCTGCTATTGACCGCCTACCAACGCTTTTTCCCTGCTGGGCCATCTGGTATGCTTTAGTAAGAACGGAAAGAACATCAGGCTCAATGCTCGCGTTTTGACCAGATTGGTCATTGGAGCAGGAATCCGACATGCCGGATTTAGCTATGTAGTCGGGTACGTCTTCAACGGTCAAATCAGCATCGGTCATCGACATCATATACTCAATGCAGTTCTCCAGTTCCCTGATGTTACCTGGCCACCTGTACCGTTTGAACAGGTCTAGCACCATCGGAGACACCTGACGCTCGTCTCCCTTGCGCTTCATAATGTGGGAAACAAGCGCGGGGATGTCATCGATACGCTGTGCCAGGGTGGGGAGAGTCAACGGCAGCACGTTGATTCGATAGTAAAGGTCTTTGCGGAACAGCCCTTGCTGCACCATCTCCAGGAGATTCTTGTTGGTCGCACATATGATCCTGACATCCACCGGAACCAAGCCTATTCCGCCGACCCTCATCGCTTCCTTTTCTTGTAAAACACGCAGCAACTTGGCTTGTAGACAAGGTGAGATGTCACCTATCTCGTCAAGAAACACCGTCCCGCAATGCGCCTGCTCGAATAGGCCAGGCTTGCCCCCCTTCTTTGCACCGGTGAAAGCGCCCTCATCATAGCCAAACAACTCGCTTTCGAGCAAACTGTCAGGCAGTGCGGCACAGTTTATCGCAACGAACGGATAGCGTGCCCTCGCGGACGCATTGTGAATCGCTTGCGCGAACAATTCTTTGCCCGTACCGCTCTCCCCGCATATCAGCACCGCTCCGTCCGCACGGGCAATGCTCTTGGCCATCGTTACGCATTTTCGGATGGCGTCGCTGTTACCAACTATGTCCTCAAAAGAATATTTCGCAATATATCCCGTCCTGCGGAGCGCACGGCGTACCTTGGCATCGAGTTCCTGTATTTCTTCAGTTTTCCTTAATGTGATAACGCCGGTGGTTTTCTTACCGTCCTGCTCGACCCATGCTTTGTTGACGACGAATGCGTTCCGCCCCAGGCTGTACACCTCGTCCAGCACATGGTCCCTGGTTCTCAGTGGGAATATAGGTACCACTTCCCAAAGCGTTTTGCCAACTGATTGCCACGCCTCTTTCTTCAGCAGTTTCTCAGAAGCTTTATTAAAAAGCTTGATCCTCTCATTCTCATCAAATGTGATGATACCTTCTTGCACCAAGTCAAGGACTAGTTCTAACTCCTTTCTCGTCGCGACAAGGCGGTCAAGTATCGCTAGCAACCCTGGGTTCCTGGGTACAGTTTCCTGGTAGTGTTTAGCTATAGTACGGCTAAGATCGAGGTCAAGGATTTGGAGCCGAGTAGCAATGTCTAGAAGGGTACTCGCGTCAATAACTCTGTCCCCGATGTTTACTACTTTGGAGACAATGCTCGGTACGCATTGCATTTCATTAGGGGTGATAGCAATGCCAAGGTTAGGAACCGGGCTGCCTGGATACACTGCAGTCAGCTGGATGTGGCGTGCCCCGAGTTCATAAAGCAAAGCCACAGTCTCAACGGCAGCTTCCTGCTCGTTGTTTACCAGCATCGCCCTAGTCCTTGATGGCAGATTGATCACCTGTTCCCACCCCTGACGCTGCAGAGTGCGGCGAATTGCAAGGATGGGAGTCCCCCGGTCTGCTACTCTAGCAACTTCCCCAACCCACCTTTCACCAGGCACGAGAATGAGATCCCCCTTAATAGGGCAGCAGACGTCTGATACCAGTGGGTGCACTTCGAATTCTACGCGATTCCCCAGGAAAGCTTCAAGCTGAGTTCTCAGTACCTCACCTACCCTCAGTGTGTACGTGGCAATACATATCTTTGGACGATCGGCAATCTCCACTGTTTTTCCCTTTTTCATTCCAGACCCCCCAAGTTTCTCACCAGTTCTCTACGGCACAGCGCTAGGCCCAAAACCGCTCCGCCACAACTACCCGCGAAAACAATGGGAAGAGCAGTGATCTAAGAGTCTGGCCACACGCAAAAGTAGCTTGTTAACAACATAACAAAAGGAACTGGGAACGTTCAGACAAAGGCCAGCTAGAAAGGAACCTGGTTGGATCGTTTGCTAATGATCCCAGCCAGCCGCAATGCTGACCACGAAAAAGGAAGCAATCATCGCTAATCCCACAAGCGCCCCCATTCTTTTATCGGTGAAAGTCGCTTTTGTTTCCTTCACACTCACCAGCGCCAGGCTGCCTTCAAGCACACATTAAGGAAATAAACGGGATGTAACCCGTCCCTTTCTCGCCTAGGGATTGATTAAAAAGACTTGTGCGACATTGTTAATACATGATAGGGTGAACACCATCCAGTCGTTGTACCCTTTGTTCTTGCTCAGGAACGCCCGCGCTATGGCATATGTACCTGCGACCTCGGGGCACTCCGAGCTTGATCCAGTGGGAATACGCCGCAGTGGCGATGTGGGTAACCAGCGGATTGCCCTTGACCAGTCTATGCCGTAATCCGAACACGGTGGAGTAGTAATCCGCCACATTAGCAAGCAGCATTATCTTCACCGCCTGCGTCAGCTGCTTTTGTCTTGTGCTCATACCCAACCCTATGCTGTTCTGGCTTCCATGCGGCTAAAGAGTTCACGCCGGAATCGCCTTTCTCCTTCTTCGGAAGCAACAAAAAGCCGGATGCGTTCTACACCCGGCCCAATGTACCCAAAGGATTTGCACTCACATTTCAGCCCACCCATATGGCAAATCCCTTGAAAAAACGAACGCCTTACTCACACCACTGGTACAGGTAATCATCCATACATCCAAGTGCTTTCGCAAAGGCTTTTGCCTGTATATCTCCCACTCTCTCAGGTTTTTCAGATTCACGCCGAGGATTTGGGCAAATTCCACCTTCATCAGTCCCCTGCACAAGCGCGCCTTTCTTATCCGCTGGCCCAAGGTCTCCTCTGCCGATTCTCCAAAGCAGCCAAGATAAGCTATAGATACCAGAAGGCCCTGCAGTACCACGTCCTGGACCAGGCGATTGAAACCAAGGGGGAGCGGCAGGGGAAAGCCTCCGTTAAGGCACATTGTGCCCGAGAGCAACACACCGGCCATCTTCTCCCACCGACGATCATCATGGCCCCCACCTTCCCTTCACTTTTGTCTACTGCCGAATTAATACCCTCGTAGGGTGACCAACATCCAACCGTTGTAGCATTGCTCCTGGAAAAAGCCGCTCTAGGCCCTATGTACACGCTGTATACCTTCTGTCTGCCGTTATTTCGCATAACATAGGGCATTTCAGGCGCCGTGCAGGCCTTCAGCCCGCACGGCGCCTGGTTTTTTGTCTTGAGACCAGAGGAAATAGCCTGTCCTTCATCCGGGAGTGACTCCCCTAGCAACGTCTAGACTTCGGAATTGAGATTCTGATGCACCTTCGTTCTCTCAAGCGCTCGCGGGCAGAAGTATCCCTCTATGACCCCATTGGCGTGGATAAGGAAGGGAATGAAGTCGTGCTTTTGGACGTGCTCGGTACCAGCGCGGACGTGGTGGCCGACCTCATTGAGAGCCGGTTTGAAAAAGAAAAGCTCTACGAGAAGATCCGCCGCCTGGGTCGGCGGGAACGCAAGGTCCTGGAGCTCCGTTACGGCCTTCCTTGCGGCGGCAAGAAAACGCAGCGGGAAATCGCCCGCCTTCTAGGGATCTCCCGCTCCTACGTCTCTCGCATTGAAAAGCGCGCTCTGGCCAAGCTCTGCGGCGAACTTTTGCGCGAGGAAACGTACCCCTCTCCTTCCAGGAATGCAGTCAAGGGGCGCTGATCCCTGGCGAGCCGTGGAAATCAAATGCATCTTCCTCCACCAGTCGCTCAGGCTCCTACCGGAATGTCGGCCCCTGCAAGTCCCCATGCAGCCTTTGCCTTTCCAGCGTTCATGGTGACAAGAAGCAAAGCGAGGCTGATTATAGTAGAGCCCAAGGTAGTAGGACCAAGAAACACACGTCTTCCTGGAGGCAGAGGCATCGCCGGCAACATAATATACTGTGAGGAATCGACTACGGCGCCGGAACACTCCATTGAGGAGGCTGCAATATGGACGACAGCTCTGTGTCGCTTGCCACATCTAGCCCCACGGCCTACGGGAACCTCGCTCTCGACGTCCGGGACGTGCTGACGGGAGTCCAGGTACCGGAGTTCCGTTATCTCGTGAACGAGGACAACGTGGGCGATCCCCAAGTTGAACTGCCCGAAGACGAGCGCGACCCCAGCCTGTTTCCCTCCTTGAAACCGGGTGCGAGTTACAGCCCTGTTGTGCTGGCAGGGGAAGCCCGGGGGATGTCTACGGCGATATTTGCCCTGCCTGCCGGCAAGTACTTGGTTACCGTCCTGGCCCCGGGCTTTAAACTGGGTGGGACATGGGTGACGGTACCGCCCGGTGCGGACGTGACGGCCGAGGTCAAGCTCCATCCTCATCCCCTACCCCTGTCGCGCATACGGGTGCACGTTTTTCACGACAACCACCCGGTGAACGGCGAAGACGATTTTCCGTTGGAGATGGGGCTGGAAGGCTTTCGCATTACCGTTACTGATGCCGTCGGAGAAGTCACCGTCGACTATTTCGGCAACCCGCTCGGCACCGCGTACGAGCGTACCCCGGAGGGAAATATCGTCTTGGATGAGTTCGGCCGGCCGGTCCCTATTCCGGGCACGGGCGGGGTGGTTCTCACCGATGCCGCCGGGAACGCGCTCATCGATAATCTGGCTCCCGGTAAGTACGGGGTCCAGGCCATTCCGCCGGATGGGACGGACTGGATCCAAACCACTACAATTGAGGGAACCCATGTCATCGATGCTTGGATTGAAGAAGGCAACGACGGCTACAGCCCGCGGGAAGGCTTTCAGGCCCCCTTGGTCTGGATAGGATTCGTGCGGCCGCTGGATTTCCCGTCGCCCGGGTCAGAGAACACCGGTACGATAAAAGGGCGAGTGCGCACGATCATCGAGTTTATACCCCCCTTTAAACCGTTAACCTTGGGAGAGCCGGTAGACCGCCCTTGGCTGGCCCTCAGCGACATCGGCGCCGACGACCAGCAGGTCTACACCGGGCGGGGCGACAGCGACGGCACCTTTCTCATTCCCAACGTACCGCCGGGCGTGTACCAGCTCGCCATCTGGGATGAGCCGCTGGATCACATCATTTCCTTCCGCACAGTGGAGGTGGGGCCGAACCAAACCGTGGATCTCGGTGAAATCGGCATTCCGCGCTGGTTTGGGTATATTCAGGGCACGGTATTTATCGACCCCGACGGCGACGGCGTGCGGGAAGAGGGCGAACCGGGCATCCCCAACGTCGCCGTCAAGACGCGCTTCAAAGACGGCAGCGTGCAGTACACCACAGTGACCGACCCGCGGGGAGACTATCGGCTGGACGAAGTGTTCGAGCTGGAGCGTTTCGCCGTGGCGGAAGTCGGCTTCACCCGCCTGGCCCGCACCGGAGCCACCGGCACGCCGGACTTCGGCATTCCCCTGGTTGACCCCGCCAACCCGGGCGGGCTGTGCCGCGATGAGGCCGGGCATTACGTGCGCTGCCCGGAAACCTATCCGAAAGCGCTTACCCTGGCCGAGCTCACCTGGGCGGCGAAGACGAACCGGATCGACTGGGGTAAGAGGCCCTACATGGCGGCAGAAAACGGCGGCATCTCCGGCATGGTGTACTACGCCACCATGCGCAATGAAACCGACCCCCGGTATGCGATAGCCGAAGACTACGAACCCGGCATACCCGCCGTAACGCTCAATCTTTACCGAGCCGACGTTGACCCGGAAACCGGTCAGGTGGTCCAAGGAAAGCTCATCAACACGACGATCACCGATGCGTGGGAACACCCCACCGGCTGCATAGACCACGACGGCAATTCCGTGAACTGCACAGAGGTTCCGAATATCTCCAACCAGATCCGCCCGGGCGTTTTTGACGGAAGCTATGCCTTTGAGACTTATTGGGACCCCTTTTACGGTGCGCCCGGTGCCGTGGAAAAACCGCTTCCGCCTGGCTCTTACATCGTCGAGGTCGTTCCCCCGCCCGGCTATAAAACCCTGGGCGAAGGCGGGTCCACCAACAAGGAGCAGGGTGACGTCTTTGTCCCCTCTCCCAGGGCAGACCGGTTGCCGGGTCGGCCTGAAGGCAGCCAACTGCGCATCGCCCCGCCCCCGTTTTATTCACCACCGCCTCCGTTCTTTGAGTTCACCAAAAGGGTAGTGCGGGTGGCAAACGGGCTTAATGCCACCGCCGACTTCTTCTTGTACACCGACGTCCCCGTCCCGGGCCGGATAGTCGGTTTCCTGCTGGACGACGTAAACCTGGAGACAGATCCGGCTTTCATTTACTACGGCGAAAAGCGCGGCATTCCGAATACGCCGGTGGGCATCAGAGACTTCACCGGCCGCCTGCTGACCACGGTGCATTCGGATATCAACGGGATATTCGAAGTACTGTTGCCGTCCACCTATACCTGTAACCTTCCCACTCCCTCCGGCATCGCTCCCGGCATGTACCAGGTCGTCGGGAACGATCCGGGGGACCCGGACAGCCCCAACCCGAACTACAACCCCAACTACCAGTCGCTGAAAATGGTCTTCGACGTTTGGCCGGGTAAGACCACTTACGCCGACGTAGCTCTCTTCCCGATAACCGCCTTTGTCGCCGCCCCGGGGGTGCAGTTTGCCCAACCGCCTCAGTGCCGGGTGAGTCCGGACACACCGCAGATCTTCCGGGTAAGCCAAGTGTACGTCGACCTGCTCTCCCTCGATGACGGGCCCAGGACTTTCGACATCCTCGGCACGGGTTTTGGGGACGCGCCCGGCAGGGTCACCTTAAACGGCCAGGCCATCCCGGTGCTGGAGTGGACGCCCTTCCACGTAAGAGCTCTGGTTCCATATGGTTTTCAGCCGGCCGGCCCGGCGCAACTTTCCCTGAC
Coding sequences:
- a CDS encoding amidohydrolase family protein: MSLNLVIKNGKVVDGSGNPWFEADVGIADGKIVQVGQNIDAGCAANVIDASGLMVSPGFIDMHGHDDCVPFYDPFNKPKLLQGVTTVVSGNCGTSPFPVNFATTNILKRYLSTLVNKVEFDWNTFGQFIQRLSSIALGINFAYLVGHGSIRIAVMGMENREPAPAELEKMKDLLAQCLAEGAYGFSTGLIYPPGVFATTREIIELGKVVAEYSGIYVTHMRDEGDRILEAMDEAFRVGKEAGIPVHISHHKVAGIRNWGRSAETLRKIEQAREDGLDVTADAYPYTAGSSFLAALLPPWVHDGGEEKLIERLKSKEQRVEIRQFIEERTDWQNFMKQVKGWDSVLITHTAKNKELEGKTLLEVAEELGKDPFETLFDIVAEEGYQAFMVIFMMDEQDVERIISHPYVCIGTDGTSDTGAGLPHPREYATFPRVLGTYVRERRLMTVEEAVRKMTSLPAQRCGFSSKGLLREGFDADITIFNPVTVAADATYQNPRTGVKGIEYVIVGGTVAVSQGKLTGTKAGKVLLRR
- a CDS encoding helix-turn-helix domain-containing protein — encoded protein: MNQKGPQLRCQRQRIRYLFAVQGLSQRAIARELGISRNTVRKYCAGAQLPVPKPRRRTRPVITDEVKEWIQGYLEEDEQTSQSAEPPNSGTPHGASTNACVQSTPSPAAMKQWRAWYESSGPKGRRSSSRWPGIPGMPCGPIGDKPSSRLLGRETGQSSLLLRPALP
- a CDS encoding L-2-amino-thiazoline-4-carboxylic acid hydrolase encodes the protein MDYCEALRTMNYQDIWSKLYYHLARGLVGEYALDGEIVLRKAIRDYGIIRGKALREKHCRAGLKLNLYNLFTYYDLPNDPRFRRNKISLTPQQRLSETLVCPIADLWSQMDGGKSLGRIYCEEFHHAMFQAYAPRAQVNLSQTLTQDGDDHCRFSVYLRPANMDEEERRASFAEGDDANLSSHRHDYLVPDHRSGFGALCARLYYSVFNATRGRFGQPGVEMLKRATKEFADDVFAFLREKASSLGQTLDAQFVRDNCPIDSLESGQLAGVWEDFADREPETVFISQFVKVLDELVAH
- a CDS encoding sodium:solute symporter gives rise to the protein MTIVDSAIFYVYLMSNLLIGWYFSKRATSADEFMVADRSLGLSVYIATMVATSVGGGTTMGYVGTIYKGGLLLVPSILLFYVLQVIIALSLAERLREFAGYTAPDVLGRTYGRWAQLIGGIESMIYMLGTGPALQALALGTLIRMITGWPIAYGAILAMGIIIAYTYASGMWGVAMTDFMQFIILGIGLAVCTVLALDKVGGWSGIVNSVPADYFSVKTSGKAIVELAFALSLPGLIDGNRYQRFYAAKDKNVARTGYLLAIIPWHLMFTMIFICGFTARVLVTGATGDEIFPALILSTLPTGVRGLIFAALAAAIMSTADSYMLVGATNFSEDVYKKFINPKAADNDMVRVTKWSVLVQGLLGLTLALTVQSIMGVWTLASTAYVGGCFVPMMAALFTRGPKSETASLASMIVGGGSGVYLKLANRTILGQSPIVIGVLLSLIVFVMVQAVMRKTQPIRATS
- a CDS encoding M20 family metallopeptidase, which encodes MLVGFAGNQGSSKEPVVMLNGHLDVVPAKPEQFEPLEKDGRLFARGSYDMLGAAATMMRCLADWAGSGRGRGVGLMLVPSEETAGEIGTQYLLDKGYGAEFAICGEPTDLGIAVEAKGVLQVEIVLRGKSAHGSKPWEGENAIEAAFETYERIRQSPFMKERTQSYPGPSLNLARIEGGDAINRVPDRCMLTVDIRYLPCQSCDEIVRQINSAAQGAVVRVINVGIPVSVSKDNPHVTTLAQCVYDICGSNPTFVSQHGSADTRFFTARGIPAVEFGPVGANHHGDDEYVQLDSLAIYRRILDQFIWKEVSHRDDYR